Genomic DNA from Mytilus edulis unplaced genomic scaffold, xbMytEdul2.2 SCAFFOLD_1643, whole genome shotgun sequence:
GGATATTTGAAAGATCAAATATTTATCATTAAGAAGAAGATTGCCGAATTATATATAATCATATGACAATGGCAATATTTTCCAATGAAATTACCACTCGTTATAACATCTATTTCATTCgtttaacaataaaataatattattttgtacatgttgaaTCCATTATAGCTATATGATAATAATTATATACGTTATGCAATGACTCTAATAGTATGTCCGCCTTTTATTGTTATTCTCTACATGAATCCTTTAGAAGATATATATATTGCCTTTCTGATTGATTTTTAATGATaattgaaatatttactatcaacCATAACTAACGATGAATGAATTCGGAAATGGACATGTTGTGGTGATAATGAAACTGCAATATACTGATAatgcttattttaattttaaattcattgtatcAACATTATGATATAGTTACGATTTGTTCAGATAATAAATTATATGATAAATGTTTCCCCAAGTAACATAATGATTCGAATATGTTATTCTTATCTTAGTTAATGTAAAATACGTTTTATTTGCAAActgcaaaatcaaaatttaattgtatCATAATATCAGTGAAAATTATGTCTTATATAACGACAGCATCAACTTTTgcactttttatacattttgtggCAAGCTTTGAATTGAATTCACAAAAATTTGACAAAGAAACAAACACACGAATAATTGCAAGTGGCCCATCAATGGTGACAACAAAAGCGAAATCTGGATTCGAATGTGCTATCGTGTGTACAAATGATGGTAACTGCTGTTCCTGTAGCTATAACGAAGACTTAGAACAATGTCAGCTTTCTTGTTCATGCAGTCCTACAATGGAGCTCCATAACGGATCATTTACATTTATAAAGACTCCTCGACCAGCTTTCAGTGCTCCCGTAGCGGACTGCAGTGAACTGCCAGCTGGAACAAATAGTGGAGTGTATTGTATTCAGCCTGATTTGAAGGGACATGAAATGGCGGTTTACTGTGAAATGGACATTGATGGTGGGGGATGGACTACAATCCAGAGAAGATATGATGGCACTGTGGACTTTGATCGGTTTTGGGAGGATTACAAATCTGGATTCGGGGACATAGCTGGTGAACATTGGCTTGGGAATGATAATTTGAATGTCATTCTTCAACAAGCATACTTCCAAGTGCGATTTGACCTTGAAGACTTTACAGGAGATACATCGTATGCTGTGTATGATGCAATAGATGTTGGGGATGAGAGTACAAACTACAGCCTCTTTCTGGTAGATTACAGTGGGGGGACAGCAGGTAATGCAATGGCGGATTTGAACCCCACATGGGATCATATGTTTACAACTCGTGACAGGGACAACGATTTAAGCTCAGACTTTAACTGTGGTATTAGAAAAGAAAGTGGTTGGTGGCATACTGCATGTACCTCTGCCAATATCAATGGTAGATATGGAGAGATGTATAATAATACTTCGAACATGCATTGGAAAACATGGAAAACAAATGCgcttaaaaaaacaagaatgatGATCAAACCAAGTGAAGCATCTAATGGATTAATTGGTATTGGTTAATAGAAAAACTTACAGAATCAGACTTTTTTTATAGGATAATTTGGTTTGCTTTCAATTTGATTGATTAGTATTTGCCGCATTTATGGCAGATCTCCGGTCTGAATTGGTAGTGCATTTTAATAGACCGATTCCACTTTCCCCTGTGTGATAAATCTGtttacaatcaatcaataaaactcGTTGCTTTAAATATTATACTGAAGTGATTTTGttattctaaattgaaaactacgttcaaacctatgattgcgttggataaaaaccgaaaTTCagttatacgtgtgcatgtaaaacatatttcgttgtagaagggtctaaaaacagcaccgaaacaacattttccaaaagaccaaaaaagtgaaaaagtatatttaaacaaaacgcatttgactaacaggtcgaacaactgatgttctttaaccctgctaactgccattggcgattgccaaataaaattgatcacaatatgtaacaaaatggatcttaatataatttaatactaaacagaaaaaaattaacttgcggccacgatgttatgccacaaacatacggtgtcaatattttaattttttagtacaccagatccagatttcgacaataaatgtctcttcagtgatgttagggatcgaaacggtatttggaagtccatataaaaagtaccctcatttttagatatatatatatatacgagtctaaattgaaaactacgttcaaacctatgattgcgttggataaaaaccgcaattctTATAAGTGTgcgtgtaaaacaaatttcgttgtagaagggtctaaaaacaacaccgaaacaacattttccaaaagaccaacaAAGTGAAATATACTGCTGTAGGTACATTTATAGATAGCTATAGGAGAATGGTGTGAGTgaccaggggcggatgcaggaattttcgaaagggggggtgctaacccagggcaaaagggggggggggggtgcaaggggtgcaaaacatatgtcccgatacaaatgcattgatcggcaaaaataaagggggggtgcgcacccccggaaaccccccccccccccccccccccccccccctggatccgccactgagtgaCAATGataaaactctccatccaagtaacaatttgtaaaagtaaaccattatagccaAAGTCAAAGTGCGGtatttaacacggagccttgaccgacaccgaacagcaagctataaaacggTCCAAAAAtggctagtgtaaaaccattcaaacgggaaaaccaacgatcttatctatatttaaaacgagaaacacttatgaatcacattaacaaacgacataCTGAACATGTATGGCATATAAACTATCGGATGGTGTGATGGATCATATATCACATCATTTCCTATTATCTCAGCAACAGCAGCAAACATATTAAAGACATCTGATACTTCATTTTATTTTCTCCGTATAAAATAGTTTGTTTGCGCCCAGGATTTgcaattttgttttaatgttaaagAAAGACCAATAGATCCCGTATACAACGTATTTGTGTTTAATTCAAATACAAAGGAAACACGACTTCACATTAGAATGCTTATAAAATTGTGTTCACATGTCTGGTAAATCTCATTTACCTGTTCTGTAGTGGTTAATAATCTATCTCCGATTTTAATCTAAATTTTAGCTTTTTCGTTATTAAAGATCAATATCAAAATTTGCATAGCTTCAAATAATctgtattcctttttttttttttgctgtgcaAGCAACTGTCTCTTTACAGCGGTAGAAACAAgatcatggctaaaaaagaagatgtggtatgattgccaattagacaactctccacaagcgaccgcatgacacagaaattaacaaccattgGTCAccgtacagcattcaacaatgagcaaagcccatactgcatagtcacctataaaaggccccgaaatgactatGTAacataattcaaacgagaaaaataacggcctaatttatgtacaaaaaatgaacgaaacacaaatatataacacataaacaaacgacatgtacaaccactgaattacaggttcctgacttgggacaggcacatacatacataatgttgcggggttaatcatgttagcgggatctccatcctcccctaacatgggacagtggtgtaacagtacaacataagaacgaactataaaaatcagttgaaaaaggcttaacacatcagatggataaaaatacaaatactacaaatacaagttaGCATTACAATGACAATTCCGACCCATATATACCTGGCAATTCTTTCTCTTGCGAGTACAGCTGTTTCCTGTTATTTACGAGGGTATGAATGCTCCCAGGCTTTAACAAAAGGTTGTTTTCggctaccgttagcgtcaaattggttactATTGgctttacattgtgtcatagttCAAATTATTCGTTAAGTGTTTGTTTACCTGTGTTAATTTGTCTTTCTATTGTGTTAAGCcatttctattgatattttatagtgtgtcttcctatgttgtgatgttacacttttgtttcagataaaggtgaaggttggtacctatttaaaagtttaaacccgCTGCCTTTGTCTGCaactgttctaagtcaggaatttgatgttcagattttgtcgtttgttgatatgttaatttaaacatattttattgttcaaaatgacaaaaggatcagacacaagttttacattttagtaacgtcttctccgaATGATGTTTCATAGAAGTTTCTCGTTTTTATTTATAGATTGGACcattgattttcccgtttgaatggtttacactagtaattttttgtaccctttatagcttgctgttcggtgtgagccaatgctccgtgttgaagacagtactttgaccaataataatttgcttttacaCATTGTTActgggatagagagttgtctcattggcactcataccacatttttttttttatctttattcactcataccacatcttcttacaactAATTTAGGTGATATGGGCGTGTTATatatatgtggtggtgtttaacgaccttgactggctatacagccctcgcacggtcggatCGGTGCCCGAAGACGTTTGGTGAGCTTTAACATGTTTTTGatgccgtgggtcaggaacaagtagtggaggtcgcaatatgtaggccgccatcttggttttggtgagtagatttttctttgtttactattttgatgtttattttcactaacggctgctttcagggccagtttggtcagcttggcagcccgctagcctcgatgatggagtacaggtagatgatctcggacgtagttcgaaagatgacaggaagcattatcaagaccaaagccgtgaggcagtgaaatgaaggtcatatcacccaacagcctaggatacagccctcggacgttaatcggcataacactccccataatacaatggttttggagtgcatgttaacgcgggtacgccaactactacgtccatctgtacggcatggattggtttctgtcatcttaagtagtaagtcgttgatatatctaactgtaaaccctcatcgatGATAGCGGTAAAGGAGAGCGGCATAATGTATTGTatggagtggagtgttggagtggagtattggagtggagtgttggagtgaacttttggagtgagattttggagtgaaatttttggagtgagattttggagtgaaatttgatgaaaaattttgtagtgaataatttaaaaacaaaccatactgaaatagaaataaaaaaatgcatgcagTGAAGTATTCGAATAATAATGTTTCGAATAATAATGTGAATGACCTCATATCAACAGTCCtttataaacaatttcaaattctCCTGATCTACTGATGCATAACTAAGAGTTATATAATTATTTAGCATTGTGATTTCCCAATCTCTTAAGAATTTGGCAGCATCCTCATTAGGAGAATTTTACATGCTCGTGTATTAGGTTtagtccccatttccattctttattatattatattattttgtgaaatgaacaaaaaatcttcacattatcatgtttaaaagtatcatatttattgtttttgcacTGTTGTTTTTagctttttaaatgatttacaaaTTAATTGACTTGAGCttctgtttaaataaaaaagaatgtttaaatgtttttaacaatgatgaaagtattttcattttctgaatttaATGTAGATGAAATTTggatttatgaaaaaattaagtTATTAATTGGTATTACCTAGCTATCATTTCGGTATCAATAGAACACAATAATAAAAGATGAACTGCAATTACAGTGTTATTTCCTGGATTTACATTGAGAAAATATTGTTACACCTGGGGTGTGTGGTTAAACCTTCGTAGCAGGCTGagctataaatataaatataagacaTAGGTAATATGGTAATTTTTGATACATGCACTGGTATAGATACATCAATAGtaatataatatcatatatatatatatgataaatctCCAATATGTGGATACATATTAACAAGAGAGATTggtaaaatttcaatatttacaaaactatTTAGTTATAGATATAAGGCATATAATAATTATGGtctcaataaaatatataagtcttGAGATTCATTAcgtatgttggttgaaggaaccgcatttaataaaagttgaaaataaatgaaccaacTACTAACGTTGTTGTCAAATCTATAAAAGATATTGTTGAAAATCTATATAGGAAAAAAGAAATAGATTCACAAACTTATAATTTCTtgaggaataataatgaatcaaaacaCGGACACATGTACCTTCTTCCAAAAGTTCATAAAATTAATCTAGAAATAATTAATGAGGCATTCCGAACTGGTCAAATAGTTGGAAACATAAACATTCCTTACCGACCAATCATCAATAAGTGTAACTCTCCCACGAGACGCATTGAAAGATTACTGGGTCTAATCTTAAAACCATTATTGAAGAGGCATAACTTTTACATTCAATATACAAAAGACTTCATTAATAAAATAGAGTCACACGAGGTCACAAAAGAATGCATCCTTATTGCCTATGATGTAACATCGATGTACACAACTATGAACATTGATAACTTAGAAGAAACAGTTATCAATTCATTAGAATCAATTGACTCACAAGAATATAGTTTCAGCAGATTTTACTATAATGTTCTTTAAACGGTTGCAGTATTTCTTTGCGTGTGAACTGGGTTATCACAGGTTTCAGGTAATAATATATTATGCAAATCATTTGCGGGTTGTAccaatatagaaaataattttaaaatatgtgatattgaaaatttttactttataaaagaaaaaaaaaagaaaaaaagaaaatgaatatacagaTAAAAGAAATTAtgcaagaaaattataaaaaactgtttttaaaaaaattgaattgaaaaaattATTCATGATTATctgttatcaaaatttaaatcaatatttagcactgtaatttttctttctttatttttaatgaatacttgttcaaaattaaacaaaacatttaacccCCTAACATTCTACTACTTCTAGAATAATATACTATATACTCtaaattttcaccaaaaaaaagtcactccaaaatctcactctaaaaatttcactccaaaatctcactccaaaatctcactccaacactccactccatAAAATACATTATGCcaaggagagctggcccagcacgtccgttcagctgtaatgactgagacgtaaCTGTCAATTGATTTGATGGGGGTGTTTAGCCATTTTGGATTGTATATAATGGAGAACCAAGTTGGGAGAACCTAAGGTCTagattttcaatcaaattagcAAAATTTGGTGAGGAATGCAGATCACtgatgtgaattttcatttaaaagaatagatttataatatttcaacttatacatgtttttttcaaCAAGCTAAGATTATTTTTGcttgatatttttcaaataacattttaaggggaggtaactcagAAATAGTGGATTTTCTGATAGAACTTTTACAAATtctgctattttgtattttagccggaaaaaacgtacggtgaccatATCTTTTCTATTGATATTCTCTATATAAAAGATATTATTACAGACTAGGGGAATAGCTCTGGTAGCATGATGGAGGCGATTATATACGGACACATAAAAACACATCAGCTtccatttctacattttaatcagacaaagaATGACGTCACAAACATAAATACAAGATACTAGCAAAAGGGGAACAACTCTCTCTTTCACACAGAAACATAATCCGACCATACATACTGATGCATAACATCCCGCccacaaaacaaaaatttactaaatttttacaATGGtcaatatgtttatgtgttataaaaaaaatacaatatataataatttccaaaattaaaagttcacatgaataaagTTAATCTCTCGACACTCTAGTAACCATTTTAAAACAAACGTAACCATTTTAAAACAAACGTATCAACGCTGCAAACCCGAAAGTCTGGCATCTCGGACTCCTCCCTCGGATGACCTTATGCACGCATTACTTCCACACAACAATTACAGTGATACACATATTAATGGCATTTCCTACTAGACAAACATATATCATTATAAATAGATGAATACAAATTTGATAGTATCATCAGAGACCTTAAACTCTTAAATTTAATCaggttttatttatgataaatatcACACCGCTAAATGATAAACACATTCACATTAGCTtaatttcaaagtaaacaaataacgtacATCAAAATTAGCATGAAAAGTATCTGGTTTCATAAAATcaacatggttaaaaatagaatgtTCTCGTACAGAATAAATTCATCATCTTTTCTTTAAAATAGGTCTTCTCGGAAATCTGAAAAAACCATGGCGATACAGTTATCACCAAAACACAGTAAATATAATTACGTTTTTAAAAGACGGAGTCAAATAAAGGTTACGGCGGAATGAACACAACAGCAATACAGTCAACATATTACGCAATACACATCACACGTGTAGAAGGTTCAACGGATAAATCTGGGTCAACAGTTGTTATGAAAAATGGCTCTTCTGATGAAATCGGAACTTTAGACTATGCATGGCGATACAGTTATCACCGATGCAAATTGAATAATGTCAATTGAAAATAGCATATATATAAACAGGATCCAAATATTACGGAAATCGAATATGAGATAAATCTCACGTGCTTTCTGGTTAAAAACGGTATACATGTAGACATTCATAAATAATTCACAAAGACAGTACGTACACGAGACGAGACATGGTCTGTTCTTCTCTTCAAAAATGCAATTTAAATGTTGGTACTATAATAAAAGTTCGgcttaatttttaaaatcaataaaaagttaTCAGCATCATGGCGGAATAACAGGATCCATCAGGAACAATCGGTCAactttttaagtaaaaatatccaaaatccaatgaaaaattaaaatccaaaatatgtataaatcatTATTCACGATCGTTTAGGTCACTCCACCATATTACAGACTAGGGGAATAGCTCTGGTAGCATgatagaggggggataggaggggtcctgatcccgaaatcccgggcctaaaaacacgaaatcccgaaatcccgggcttaaaaagacgaaatcccgaggtcccgaaatccgagaaaaagaattcccggatcccgaaagggtcaatcccgaaatcctgagcttaaaaacacccgatcccggagtcccgataaaggtcctattccCCCTCATGATAGAGGCGATTATATACGGACACATAAAAACACATCAGCTtccatttctacattttaatcagacaaagaATGACGTCACAAACATAAATACAAGATACTGGCAAAAGGGGAACAACTCTCTCTTTCACACAGAAACATAATCCGACCATACATACTGATGCATAACAATATATTCTcctatttcattttaaaattcgaTCATTTAATTTAGCTATAATCACacaattatgtttttttcctgtataattcATGCAAAATGTGTTATTTTGTTACAACCAGTAACTTGAGAAAATGCTCtttgacctatcatttttatcttatttttgaacatatctcaatctaataaaaatattgatttctGATATGTCATACTACATATATGagctcatatgtagtatataacaaaatcagagatcaatattttaattagattgatatcTCAATATATATACTTCGTTTTGGCAAAGCataaacaaattctatcattttttatttacactCCCGTAACACCTtatggttacaagagcgcaattattcgtaatgcattttccatagggtaccactagtgttccgtattttttttctctcaaagactacacaaactagcgAAAAACGGGTGacagttcctgttactagaaatgccagtgttgcattacaacaaaaaaaaatatagggtcatgcggctcaaattgacttaaaatgcagttgaaaaagatcgtctacttttttcgcttaatgaaaaaggcatatttttaatggctccgacgtgcagaaattaaagatattttctatactttgtaaaatatgaatatgattttcggcaatttttaaacctaattggataagctttcgattaaatgtaattccaatcctgtatcaaccaatcagaagccgtataggattctattctgagtaccatctttggggtaaaaaacttgccggttaaatgtaaacaaatgattgcgctcttgtaaccttaTCGTGCAAATCCGTagtaaaatttaaatcatatttttttggtcgagcctgcaacttttgttgcagaaagctcgagcCGGCAGCGGCTACGGCggtgttagcttacttcttaaaagctttatattttagaaggtggaagacctggattcttcatactttgtatatagatgcttcatattacgaagtttccgtcagtcacatgtccaatgccctttatctcattttcatggttcagtgaccacttgaaaaaaagttcagattttttgtaatgttgaattctctcttattataagttataGGATATCTAtgtttggtatgtgcgtaccatGCAAGGTCCTCAAGCCCGTCAGActgttttcacttgacctcgacctcatttcatggatcattgaacaaggttaagttttggtggtcaagtccatatctcagatattataagcaataggcctagta
This window encodes:
- the LOC139505856 gene encoding fibroleukin-like; translation: MVTTKAKSGFECAIVCTNDGNCCSCSYNEDLEQCQLSCSCSPTMELHNGSFTFIKTPRPAFSAPVADCSELPAGTNSGVYCIQPDLKGHEMAVYCEMDIDGGGWTTIQRRYDGTVDFDRFWEDYKSGFGDIAGEHWLGNDNLNVILQQAYFQVRFDLEDFTGDTSYAVYDAIDVGDESTNYSLFLVDYSGGTAGNAMADLNPTWDHMFTTRDRDNDLSSDFNCGIRKESGWWHTACTSANINGRYGEMYNNTSNMHWKTWKTNALKKTRMMIKPSEASNGLIGIG